A genomic stretch from Apis cerana isolate GH-2021 linkage group LG7, AcerK_1.0, whole genome shotgun sequence includes:
- the LOC114578008 gene encoding proline-, glutamic acid- and leucine-rich protein 1-like → MSTPVRKNGGSHMTEDDTTVPTYNKFDVSYPMYGIDELEDYEEGQIDEESEKEKIDEESPEWDAEEKYEEKYEKKIEEEEEEVEHEEEDVEEEEVEEEEEEEEEEEKEEEIISLTVSEKTEEEVAPEPVESDRVFPEIPVEVRINLSFSLILPVELLFLTTFVIH, encoded by the exons ATGTCGACGCCCGTGAGGAAAAACGGCGGCTCGCACATGACCGAAGATGACACGACG GTACCGACCTACAACAAGTTCGATGTTTCCTATCCTATGTATGGAATCGATGAATTAGAAGATTACGAAGAGGGGCAAATCGACGAGGAGtcggagaaggagaagataGACGAGGAAAGCCCTGAGTGGGATGCTGAGGAAAAGTACGAGGAGAAATACGAGAAGAAGatagaagaggaggaggaagaggtggAGCACGAGGAAGAGGACGTCGAGGAAGAGGAagtagaggaggaggaggaggaggaagaggaggaggagaaggaggaggagataaTTTCGTTGACAGTTTCGGAAAAGACCGAAGAGGAAGTAGCGCCAGAACCTGTGGAATCCGATCGCGTGTTCCCCGAGATACCCGTAGAGGTGCGCATAAACCTATCATTCTCTCTCATTCTACCCGTGGAATTGCTATTCCTCACGACCTTCGTGATACATTAA